The proteins below are encoded in one region of Micromonospora pisi:
- a CDS encoding lactonase family protein, translated as MVDGGEILYVGCYTAEAGGRGEGVVAVRRDPVTGALDPLGTVAPTESPSFLVRHPSLPVLYAVNESAEGTVSAWAIDADAPARPGLRPLGSWSTGGDSPCHLAVAPDGGYIFAANYGSGSVSVHPLDLAGVPGERTDLRVHDGHGPDPERQERAHAHMVSPDPAGGALLAVDLGTDTVYRYDLDHSRGRLLPREPVTRTRPGTGPRHLARHPDGHRLYLAGELDATVVAYSRESGGTLRERGRVAASARHGLVQPSEITVRPDGRFLYVGNRGVGTISVFALDAEVPRYVTEVATGGTWPRHFTLIGTHLYVADERSDVVSVFVVDPTGGVPEPAGSVAVPSPTCVLGPPAPPAEAIR; from the coding sequence ATGGTCGACGGCGGCGAGATCCTGTACGTCGGTTGTTACACCGCCGAGGCCGGGGGACGCGGAGAGGGCGTCGTCGCGGTACGCCGGGACCCGGTCACCGGCGCGCTCGACCCGCTCGGCACGGTGGCGCCCACCGAGTCGCCCTCCTTCCTCGTGCGGCACCCGAGTCTGCCCGTGTTGTACGCGGTCAACGAGTCGGCCGAGGGAACGGTCAGCGCCTGGGCGATCGACGCCGACGCCCCGGCGCGGCCCGGTCTGCGCCCGCTGGGCAGCTGGTCCACCGGGGGCGACAGCCCGTGTCATCTGGCGGTGGCGCCCGATGGTGGATACATCTTCGCCGCCAACTACGGCAGTGGCAGTGTGTCCGTACATCCGTTGGATCTGGCGGGAGTGCCGGGTGAGCGGACCGACCTGCGGGTGCACGACGGACATGGTCCCGATCCGGAGCGGCAGGAGCGGGCGCACGCGCACATGGTCTCGCCCGATCCGGCGGGCGGTGCGCTGCTCGCCGTGGACCTGGGCACCGACACCGTCTACCGGTACGACCTGGACCACTCCCGGGGGCGGCTGCTGCCCCGGGAGCCGGTGACCCGGACCCGGCCCGGGACCGGCCCCCGACACCTGGCCCGGCACCCGGACGGTCACCGCTTGTACCTGGCCGGAGAGTTGGACGCGACGGTCGTGGCGTACAGCCGGGAGTCCGGGGGCACGCTGCGCGAACGTGGCCGGGTCGCGGCGAGCGCACGGCACGGGCTCGTGCAGCCTTCCGAGATCACGGTACGGCCGGACGGCCGTTTCCTGTATGTCGGGAACCGTGGCGTGGGCACGATCTCAGTGTTCGCGCTCGATGCCGAGGTGCCGCGTTACGTGACCGAGGTGGCCACCGGTGGTACCTGGCCGAGGCATTTCACATTGATCGGCACGCACCTCTACGTTGCGGACGAACGGTCCGATGTGGTGAGTGTGTTCGTCGTCGACCCGACGGGCGGGGTGCCCGAGCCGGCCGGGTCGGTCGCGGTGCCGAGTCCCACCTGCGTGTTGGGACCGCCCGCCCCACCGGCGGAAGCGATCCGCTGA
- a CDS encoding GntR family transcriptional regulator, translating to MDGVRPARRTTLADDVYESVRTLVMDHAVAPGERINIDALARQLEVSPTPVREALARLESDGLVRKRALAGYTATPLLTRAEFDELVEMRLILEPLAAVRATRRIADETPAGNERASTDEGAPAHPLDRLRSAADLPGPAPGSEGFAAIAEFTNTDARFHHLIAEHAGNRLLYDAIVRLRSHLHLFRLYFPTTHHGISGEEHHRVVDAMAAGDADAAGDAMRAHLLSARDRHLPFFAQT from the coding sequence ATGGACGGGGTACGGCCCGCGCGGCGGACGACGCTCGCCGACGACGTGTACGAGTCGGTGCGTACGTTGGTGATGGATCATGCCGTGGCACCCGGCGAACGGATCAACATCGACGCCCTGGCCCGGCAGTTGGAAGTCTCCCCCACCCCGGTCCGGGAAGCGCTCGCCCGGCTCGAATCCGACGGGCTGGTCCGCAAACGGGCGCTCGCCGGCTACACCGCCACCCCGCTGCTGACCCGGGCCGAGTTCGACGAACTCGTCGAGATGCGACTCATCCTGGAGCCGCTCGCAGCCGTCCGGGCCACCCGCCGGATCGCCGACGAGACTCCCGCCGGGAACGAGCGGGCGAGCACCGACGAGGGCGCACCGGCCCACCCACTCGACCGGCTCCGCTCGGCGGCCGACCTGCCCGGCCCGGCACCGGGAAGCGAGGGCTTCGCGGCCATCGCCGAGTTCACCAACACCGACGCGCGGTTCCATCACCTGATCGCGGAGCACGCCGGCAACCGGCTGCTGTACGACGCGATCGTCCGACTCCGGTCCCACCTGCACCTGTTCCGGCTCTATTTCCCCACCACGCATCACGGCATCAGCGGCGAGGAACACCACCGGGTGGTGGACGCGATGGCGGCCGGCGACGCCGACGCGGCCGGCGACGCGATGCGGGCCCACCTGCTCTCCGCCCGGGACCGGCACCTCCCCTTCTTCGCGCAGACCTGA
- a CDS encoding (Fe-S)-binding protein codes for MRIALFVTCVNDLVFPGTGRAVVEILERLGHTVEFPAEQSCCGQMHANSGYRAEAMPLVRRFVDTFAEYEAVVAPSGSCVAMVRESYPRLAADDPGLAERVAELAPRTYELSELLVDVLGVTDLGASFPHRVTYHPTCHGLRMLRLGDRPLRLLRAVRDLELVELPGAEECCGFGGTFAVKNAGVSGAMLADKCDSVCSTGARFVAAADNSCLAHIGGGLSRRSDRPGTGGDQPGVRAVHYAEILAGTVRTPASTVGGTK; via the coding sequence GTGCGCATCGCGCTCTTCGTGACCTGCGTCAACGACCTGGTCTTCCCCGGCACCGGGCGGGCGGTGGTGGAGATTCTGGAACGGCTCGGCCACACCGTCGAGTTCCCGGCCGAGCAGAGCTGCTGCGGGCAGATGCACGCCAACAGCGGTTACCGGGCCGAGGCGATGCCCCTGGTCCGCCGGTTCGTCGACACCTTCGCCGAGTACGAGGCGGTGGTGGCGCCGTCCGGGTCGTGCGTCGCGATGGTGCGGGAGTCGTACCCCCGGCTCGCCGCCGACGACCCGGGCCTGGCCGAACGGGTGGCCGAACTGGCGCCGCGTACGTACGAACTCTCCGAACTGCTGGTCGACGTGCTCGGCGTGACCGACCTGGGTGCCTCCTTCCCCCACCGGGTCACCTACCACCCGACCTGCCACGGCCTGCGCATGCTCCGCCTCGGTGACCGGCCGCTCCGGCTGCTCCGGGCGGTCCGCGACCTCGAACTGGTCGAGCTGCCCGGGGCCGAGGAGTGCTGCGGGTTCGGCGGCACCTTCGCGGTCAAGAACGCCGGCGTCTCCGGTGCGATGCTGGCCGACAAGTGCGACTCCGTCTGCTCCACCGGCGCCCGTTTCGTCGCCGCCGCCGACAACTCCTGCCTGGCGCACATCGGCGGCGGGCTGTCCCGCCGGAGCGACCGGCCCGGCACCGGCGGCGACCAGCCCGGGGTACGGGCGGTCCACTACGCGGAGATCCTGGCCGGAACCGTACGGACACCGGCCTCGACGGTGGGAGGAACCAAGTGA
- a CDS encoding LutB/LldF family L-lactate oxidation iron-sulfur protein, whose amino-acid sequence MTGTGNIVARQPFPQAAKVRLADPQLRSNLRRATHTIRDKRLRVVGELPDWEALRVSGAAIKDDVLARLPDLLDQFEAAATAAGATVHWARDAEEACAVVTRLVRQTGTDEVVKIKSMATQEIGLNEALEAAGIAAVETDLAELIVQLADDQPSHILVPAIHYNRRQIRDIFAERMPGVDVSALTDEPAALAEAARRHLRAKFLSARVAISGANFAIAETGTLVVVESEGNGRMCLTLPETLISVVGIEKLLPTFGDLEVFLQLLPRSSTGERMNPYTSMWTGVSDGDGPQQMHIVLVDNGRTETRADPVGRQALRCIRCSACLNVCPVYERVGGHAYGSVYPGPIGAILSPQMTGPDAGANRTLPYASTLCGACFEACPVRIDIPEVLVHLRQRGVDAHRGRPSAERTAMGAMSWVMRDRRRYAAALRAARRGAAPLRLGGRRDHVRHLPWPLSGWTGTRDAPLPAAQTFREWWAGRGRG is encoded by the coding sequence GTGACCGGCACCGGGAACATCGTCGCGCGGCAGCCGTTCCCGCAGGCCGCCAAGGTCCGACTCGCCGATCCGCAGTTGCGGAGCAACCTGCGGCGGGCCACCCACACCATCCGCGACAAACGGCTGCGGGTGGTCGGCGAACTGCCCGACTGGGAGGCGCTGCGGGTCTCCGGGGCGGCGATCAAGGACGACGTCCTGGCCCGCCTCCCCGACCTGCTCGACCAGTTCGAGGCGGCGGCGACCGCCGCCGGGGCGACCGTGCACTGGGCCCGCGACGCCGAGGAGGCGTGTGCGGTGGTGACCCGACTGGTACGGCAGACGGGCACCGACGAGGTGGTCAAAATCAAGTCGATGGCCACCCAGGAGATCGGGCTGAACGAGGCCCTGGAGGCGGCCGGTATCGCGGCGGTGGAGACCGACCTGGCCGAGTTGATCGTGCAACTCGCCGACGACCAGCCCTCACACATCCTGGTGCCGGCGATCCACTACAACCGGCGGCAGATCCGGGACATCTTCGCCGAACGGATGCCCGGGGTGGACGTGTCAGCGCTCACCGACGAACCGGCCGCGCTCGCCGAGGCCGCCCGTCGGCACCTGCGTGCCAAGTTCCTCTCCGCCCGGGTCGCCATCTCCGGAGCGAACTTCGCGATCGCGGAGACCGGCACGCTGGTGGTGGTCGAGTCGGAGGGGAACGGGCGGATGTGCCTGACCCTGCCCGAGACGCTGATCTCGGTGGTGGGGATCGAGAAGCTGCTACCGACCTTCGGTGACCTGGAGGTCTTCCTGCAGCTGCTGCCCCGTTCGTCGACGGGCGAGCGGATGAACCCGTACACCTCGATGTGGACCGGGGTCAGCGACGGCGACGGGCCGCAGCAGATGCACATCGTGCTGGTCGACAACGGGCGTACGGAGACCCGGGCCGATCCGGTCGGGCGGCAGGCGCTGCGCTGCATCCGCTGCTCGGCCTGCCTGAACGTCTGCCCGGTCTACGAGCGGGTCGGCGGCCACGCGTACGGCTCCGTCTACCCCGGTCCGATCGGCGCCATCCTGTCGCCGCAGATGACCGGACCGGACGCGGGCGCCAACCGCACCCTGCCGTACGCCTCGACGCTCTGCGGCGCCTGCTTCGAAGCCTGCCCGGTCCGGATCGACATCCCCGAGGTGTTGGTGCACCTGCGCCAACGCGGTGTGGACGCCCACCGGGGTCGGCCGTCGGCGGAGCGCACCGCGATGGGGGCGATGTCCTGGGTGATGCGGGACCGGCGCCGGTACGCCGCCGCGCTGCGCGCGGCCCGGCGGGGAGCGGCCCCGCTACGGCTCGGGGGCCGGCGGGACCACGTACGCCACCTGCCCTGGCCGCTCTCCGGTTGGACCGGCACCCGGGATGCCCCGCTGCCGGCGGCGCAGACCTTCCGGGAATGGTGGGCCGGCCGTGGCCGGGGATGA
- a CDS encoding LutC/YkgG family protein — MTAREEIMRRLRAVRPIPPVTVPRGYDRGPIAAGPAPTGPAADGNAPATTTSGGTDASGTDASAPELIELLVDRLVDYRATVTHCDPAGLARALAGLLDDVPAVAVPPGLPGGWLSAYPGTVRRDGAPRPLTVTDLDEPGLAVVTGCAVAVAETGTLILDTGTDQGRRLLTLVPDHHICVVRTDQVVDRVPEALRRLADPTRPVTLVSGPSATSDIELNRVEGVHGPRRLDVLIVAG, encoded by the coding sequence ATGACGGCACGCGAAGAGATCATGAGGCGACTTCGGGCGGTCCGCCCGATTCCCCCGGTCACCGTCCCCCGGGGATACGACCGCGGGCCGATCGCCGCCGGTCCGGCACCGACCGGGCCCGCAGCGGACGGGAACGCGCCGGCCACGACGACATCAGGCGGAACCGATGCGAGCGGAACCGACGCGAGCGCGCCGGAGCTGATCGAACTGCTGGTGGACCGGCTGGTCGACTACCGGGCCACGGTCACCCACTGCGATCCGGCCGGTTTGGCGCGGGCGCTGGCCGGGCTGCTCGACGACGTACCCGCCGTGGCCGTCCCACCGGGGCTGCCCGGGGGCTGGCTCTCCGCGTACCCGGGAACGGTCCGGCGCGACGGCGCGCCGCGCCCCCTGACGGTGACCGACCTGGACGAACCGGGGCTGGCCGTGGTCACCGGCTGCGCGGTGGCGGTCGCCGAGACCGGCACCCTGATCCTGGACACCGGCACCGACCAGGGCCGCCGCCTGCTCACCCTGGTCCCCGACCACCACATCTGCGTGGTCCGCACCGACCAGGTCGTGGACCGGGTGCCGGAGGCGCTACGCCGGCTCGCCGATCCGACCCGACCGGTGACCCTGGTCTCGGGACCGTCGGCGACCAGCGACATCGAACTGAACCGGGTGGAGGGGGTGCACGGGCCCCGACGACTGGACGTGCTGATCGTGGCCGGTTGA
- a CDS encoding GTP-binding protein: MDSVRSDRPGSARRVPLALKILIAGGFGAGKTTLVGAVSEIRPLQTEEVLTDAGLGTDDLAGVEEKNTTTVAMDFGRISINEDLQVYLFGTPGQDRFWFLWDELAFGALGAVVLADTRRLADCFPSVDYFERRGTPFVVAVNCFEGAQQFSTDAVRSALDLDPDVPVILCDARSRQSGKGVLVRLVEHVAARRGVPAPAN, translated from the coding sequence ATGGACTCCGTGCGCTCTGACCGGCCCGGATCGGCGCGCCGGGTGCCGCTCGCGTTGAAGATCCTGATCGCCGGTGGTTTCGGGGCCGGCAAGACCACGCTCGTCGGCGCGGTGAGCGAGATCAGGCCGTTGCAGACCGAGGAGGTGCTTACCGACGCCGGGCTGGGCACCGACGACCTGGCCGGGGTCGAGGAGAAGAACACCACCACCGTGGCGATGGACTTCGGGCGGATCTCCATCAACGAGGACCTGCAGGTGTACCTCTTCGGCACCCCTGGCCAGGACCGGTTCTGGTTCCTCTGGGACGAGTTGGCCTTCGGGGCGCTCGGCGCGGTGGTGCTGGCCGACACCCGACGGCTCGCCGACTGTTTCCCGTCGGTCGACTACTTCGAGCGCCGGGGGACCCCGTTCGTCGTCGCGGTCAACTGTTTCGAGGGGGCGCAGCAGTTCAGCACCGACGCCGTACGGTCGGCGCTGGACCTCGACCCCGACGTGCCGGTCATCCTCTGCGACGCGCGCAGCCGACAGTCCGGCAAGGGCGTACTGGTCCGGCTGGTCGAGCACGTGGCGGCGCGGCGCGGCGTACCGGCCCCGGCGAACTGA
- a CDS encoding DUF742 domain-containing protein yields the protein MRDDEMPDPEHDWLDRDAGPVVRPYMMTGGRVRPAVGGFDLVAFVVAAVASGDGRAEGLQPEHRQILRMSQEPISVAEVASYLDLPLGVVRVLLADLLTAELIAMHEPSSAPSFPEDDILKAVVNGLRAL from the coding sequence ATGCGCGATGACGAGATGCCCGACCCGGAGCATGACTGGCTGGATCGCGACGCGGGGCCGGTGGTCCGGCCGTACATGATGACCGGCGGCCGGGTACGTCCGGCGGTCGGCGGCTTCGACCTGGTCGCGTTCGTGGTGGCGGCGGTGGCCAGCGGTGACGGCCGGGCCGAGGGATTGCAGCCGGAACATCGGCAGATCCTCCGGATGAGCCAGGAACCGATCTCGGTGGCGGAGGTGGCGTCCTATCTCGACCTGCCGCTGGGGGTGGTCCGGGTGCTCCTCGCCGACCTGCTCACGGCCGAGTTGATCGCGATGCACGAACCCTCGTCGGCGCCCAGTTTCCCGGAAGACGACATCCTCAAGGCGGTGGTCAATGGACTCCGTGCGCTCTGA
- a CDS encoding roadblock/LC7 domain-containing protein — protein sequence MVHLTRPADLAWLLDDLVERVPTAEQAVVLSADGLLMAASRDLDREDAEHLSAMAAGFQSLAKGASRQFAAGPVRQTVVEMESAFLFVTAAGQGACLAVLCTADSDIGLIAYEMAMLVTRVGDYLSTPSRANGVSADAR from the coding sequence GTGGTACACCTGACGAGGCCGGCCGATCTCGCCTGGCTCCTTGACGACCTCGTGGAGCGCGTACCGACCGCGGAACAGGCTGTGGTGCTCTCCGCGGACGGACTGTTGATGGCCGCCTCCAGGGATCTCGACCGGGAGGACGCCGAGCATCTCTCCGCGATGGCCGCCGGCTTCCAGAGCCTGGCGAAGGGGGCCAGCCGGCAGTTCGCCGCCGGGCCGGTGCGGCAGACGGTGGTCGAGATGGAGTCCGCGTTTCTCTTTGTCACCGCCGCCGGTCAGGGGGCCTGCCTGGCCGTGCTCTGCACCGCCGACTCCGACATCGGCCTGATCGCGTACGAGATGGCGATGCTGGTGACCCGGGTCGGCGACTACCTGAGTACGCCGAGCCGGGCCAACGGGGTGAGTGCCGATGCGCGATGA